In a single window of the Oncorhynchus masou masou isolate Uvic2021 unplaced genomic scaffold, UVic_Omas_1.1 unplaced_scaffold_3242, whole genome shotgun sequence genome:
- the LOC135534307 gene encoding RING finger protein 222-like, translated as MTPLDGHQAEDRDSQSQEDSECPVCYERLSGTERTLSCGHVFCHDCLVKTLVSINRDGVIRDTIICPVCRHLTFIKKQQEVGVPLEEAGGQTLKVPAPPPAPGYPQHHHEARRASGHSSSPSDSSGLSWIVRRFRCISERFRSRRILSLITPDHRNSQIFIISAQGRPMADEDAVSLDTIPVVLQPNRRRRRVKICTTARCLVVLLVIFTLMAMVAATLPWIILA; from the coding sequence ATGACACCATTAGACGGACATCAAGCGGAGGACCGGGACTCGCAGAGCCAGGAGGACTCAGAGTGTCCCGTGTGTTATGAAAGGCTCTCTGGCACGGAGAGGACCCTGAGCTGCGGACACGTTTTCTGCCACGACTGTCTGGTCAAAACCTTGGTCAGTATCAACAGGGACGGCGTCATCAGAGACACCATCATCTGTCCCGTCTGCCGACACCTGACTTTCATCAAGAAGCAACAGGAGGTTGGGGTTCCTCTCGAGGAAGCAGGCGGGCAGACCTTGAAGGTTCCTGCCCCTCCACCAGCACCTGGTTACCCACAGCATCACCATGAAGCACGACGCGCGTCAGGGCATAGTAGCTCACCGTCTGATTCAAGTGGACTGAGCTGGATTGTGAGACGTTTTAGGTGTATTTCAGAGAGATTCAGGAGTCGACGGATACTGTCACTGATCACTCCCGACCACAGAAACTCTCAGATTTTCATCATCAGTGCCCAGGGCCGCCCCATGGCCGATGAAGATGCGGTTAGCCTGGACACTATCCCTGTTGTTCTCCAACCCAACCGCAGGAGACGGCGCGTCAAGATTTGTACAACAGCACGTTGCTTGGTCGTTCTGCTTGTGATATTCACATTGATGGCAATGGTAGCTGCCACACTTCCTTGGATTATATTGGCATAG